A DNA window from Thermomicrobiales bacterium contains the following coding sequences:
- the glgX gene encoding glycogen debranching protein GlgX: protein MSRKQRPGSPYPLGATWDGRGTNFAIYSENAQGMVLCLFNLDDPTHETERVSLTEVTAHVWHIWLSDIGPGQLYGFRAEGEYAPKRGLRFNANKLLIDPYAKAITGRVDWNAPVFGYEPQHPDKDLSFDANDDAWGMPKAVVIDPAFNWGDDAPLRIPWQDSIIYETHVKGFSATHPEIPEDIRGTYLALAHPAAIKYLTDLGITAVELLPVHGFLDDHRLVERGLSNYWGYNTLTYFAPEARYACGDRGRQVYDFKHMVRALHAAGIEVILDVVYNHTAEGSELGPTLSLRGLDNPTYYRVDADNPRYYVDYTGTGNSLDARNPQVLQLIMDSLRYWVNDMHVDGFRFDLAATLARELHDVDRLSAFFDIIHQDPVISQVKLIAEPWDVGEGGYQVGNFPVLWTEWNGKYRDTVRHFWRGDMGKMADLAYRLTGSSDLYQSDGRKPYASINFITAHDGFTLADLVSYNDKHNLANGEDNRDGTNDNISWNGGAEGPTDDPAIVALRAQQQRNLLATLLLSQGVPMLTGGDEIGRTQHGNNNAYCQDNDISWYDWNLTESDTILLAYVRDLIAFRKKHPVLRRRRFFQGRRVQGSDVRDITWIRPDGGEMSDTEWQEGWIKSLGMRLGGDALNEVDENGDAIVDDTLLILLSAYDQPIDFVMPGFKPDVVWEHIFDTSEVDGVGKPEEYRVGESYSLAGRSIAVLRRKD from the coding sequence TTGAGCCGCAAGCAACGCCCGGGATCGCCGTATCCACTCGGTGCGACCTGGGATGGACGTGGGACGAACTTTGCCATCTATTCGGAAAACGCCCAGGGCATGGTTCTCTGTCTGTTCAACCTAGACGATCCCACTCACGAAACCGAGCGCGTTTCGCTGACCGAAGTGACCGCACACGTCTGGCATATCTGGCTCTCCGACATCGGCCCGGGACAGCTCTATGGGTTTCGCGCTGAGGGCGAATACGCTCCGAAGCGCGGGCTACGCTTCAACGCCAACAAGCTGCTGATTGATCCATACGCAAAGGCGATCACTGGACGCGTCGACTGGAACGCGCCGGTCTTCGGATATGAACCACAACATCCTGATAAGGATCTGTCGTTCGATGCCAATGACGACGCCTGGGGCATGCCCAAGGCCGTGGTGATTGATCCAGCGTTCAACTGGGGAGACGATGCGCCGCTGCGGATCCCGTGGCAGGACTCGATCATCTACGAAACGCACGTCAAAGGCTTCAGCGCGACGCACCCTGAAATCCCCGAAGATATACGGGGCACCTACCTTGCCCTCGCCCACCCAGCTGCGATCAAGTATCTGACGGATCTCGGAATCACCGCTGTCGAGCTGCTACCGGTACACGGCTTCCTCGACGACCATCGCCTTGTCGAGCGCGGCCTGTCGAACTACTGGGGCTACAACACCCTCACCTACTTCGCGCCGGAAGCACGCTACGCCTGCGGCGACCGAGGTAGACAGGTCTACGACTTCAAGCACATGGTTCGCGCGCTACACGCAGCAGGCATCGAAGTCATCCTCGATGTCGTCTACAACCACACTGCCGAAGGCAGCGAGCTCGGGCCGACGCTCAGCCTGCGCGGTCTGGACAACCCAACCTACTACCGCGTCGATGCCGACAATCCCCGCTATTATGTCGATTACACCGGCACCGGTAATTCGCTCGACGCCCGTAACCCGCAGGTCCTGCAGCTCATCATGGACTCGCTACGCTACTGGGTGAACGATATGCATGTCGATGGCTTTCGCTTCGATCTGGCAGCGACGCTGGCTCGCGAGCTGCACGACGTCGATCGGCTGAGCGCGTTCTTCGACATCATCCATCAGGACCCGGTCATCTCGCAGGTGAAGCTCATCGCCGAGCCGTGGGACGTCGGCGAGGGCGGCTACCAGGTCGGCAATTTCCCAGTGCTGTGGACCGAGTGGAACGGCAAGTATCGCGACACGGTGCGCCACTTCTGGCGCGGTGACATGGGCAAGATGGCCGACCTCGCCTACCGTCTGACCGGATCGAGCGATCTGTATCAGAGCGACGGTCGCAAGCCCTACGCGAGCATCAACTTCATCACCGCCCACGATGGCTTCACCCTGGCCGACCTCGTCTCCTACAACGACAAGCACAACCTGGCCAACGGCGAAGACAACCGCGACGGCACCAACGACAACATCTCCTGGAACGGCGGAGCTGAAGGGCCGACCGACGATCCGGCGATCGTCGCGCTACGCGCCCAGCAGCAGCGCAATCTGCTGGCGACGCTGCTGCTTTCGCAGGGCGTGCCGATGCTGACCGGCGGCGACGAAATCGGTCGTACCCAGCACGGCAACAACAACGCCTACTGCCAGGACAACGACATCTCCTGGTATGACTGGAACCTGACCGAGTCAGACACGATTCTGCTCGCCTACGTTCGCGATCTGATCGCCTTTCGGAAGAAGCACCCGGTCCTCCGCCGCCGCCGTTTCTTCCAGGGACGTCGGGTTCAGGGCTCAGACGTGCGCGACATCACCTGGATTCGCCCGGACGGTGGCGAAATGAGCGATACCGAATGGCAGGAAGGCTGGATCAAGTCGCTCGGTATGCGTCTCGGTGGCGATGCGCTGAACGAAGTGGACGAGAACGGCGACGCGATTGTCGATGACACGCTGCTGATTCTGCTCTCTGCATACGACCAGCCGATCGACTTTGTCATGCCGGGCTTCAAGCCCGACGTGGTCTGGGAACACATCTTCGATACGTCCGAGGTAGACGGAGTTGGCAAGCCGGAGGAATATCGAGTTGGCGAGAGTTATTCGCTGGCGGGTCGCTCGATCGCCGTCCTCAGGCGGAA
- a CDS encoding AAA domain-containing protein gives MTEPCLPPLDDGSPRTIAPTDIARFARLNQCERYLRFRLHEREHGSGFLNDYGVRAQTIPLLFPRSGQEFEDRIEREAAAVLPTHNFRPPQTRGLAWTDNNAEVVELARTLPAGETLLLFQPRLQADVKGWRMRGAADLLRMTRDERGRLSVIIADMKSTRATKIDHRLQVAFYHEMLSAIFRDAGVDLAGIELAILYRGPSSPDPALTEAELDALDQQRHEANELFGTSDGFLEIVLDPQHYIGAVEDLVTSEHSVARRVAALPFEDVPFHIGRQCDSCIFNEYCMKWSHEHSDLSGIPHLTMNDKKALQQIGIRSVDDLAALKVPLDGDSRTLVPAPGSERLAELASTTWPVGPRLDEMILRARNYRSRWSKDIDRPPSFIPNKGYGSLPASSPEQHANLVRIYVDAQGDYLHDRVYMLGALVVGAEDGEEQEERRRVIVRITDGPPDTEAAEQRLLVDWISAVLRAVVEVAAPDANGELRAPIHLIFWDSLSQTLLLDGLARHFRSVIDATALYDFMTQMAGYDSAISSFLSDEIRQHRNYPFVCQSLQSVAAWLGFNWNEPEPYRSIFRNRLFDYWGRFNQEDDTSWYMNRARFNSQIPLEYAYGAWDDLPTDSAGWEAKRYRAVVPAQVIGFEQRRLEALEHIAHDLPANRDTTKSSFLLPELHTIEGKAHTLAAALKEFVSIERFVELANWRAERAPAPEKRVLSGVTLVVRYVAADQEPEVRITIAENNRRAVLRDKLYSEAQALAEPGEAVKLTSEQNKATKLTLEGVRVRFRVEVEDTDCGLDEALTLAGLRTGATVLINARTEIDSRPESNNREYTPTAKTMLYAMRGRLAGISVQRNADDRAVAAWALVDLEEGNRRGTDGFIFTTMLARKRGFDDGRLYTLDGDPNDWSGSHSMGLIGAIEDGGHNTLYTWLDGDLPEAANWPATAQAGQRRFVDGLIALHDAGLLADFEPSKLEYMRDHGCDPVLIVQGPPGTGKSYSTAFAVLARMQGAMEAGMTYRVAVSCHTHAAVDVLLGKLAEVQQQLDEIIAGHPGIASEYFHPDITSVPLLRFAGNDEPPASVRQIPPADNRNYRGPKNWNQVADNGYCVVGATPVGFRRLVVEKFQTKNLCGQTLYQCLIIDEASQMNLPLAMIAALALAPDGQLIAVGDHRQMPPIVKHDWSRERRRTFQEYRTYASLFETLQELDVPTIRFSRSFRLPRDVAEFLRREIYSRDNIDFHSNETATLPEMDGLEGLAAAVLHPDYPIIVVVHGEDRSQLRNEFEQTLITPLLETLADRYNLDCRTGLGVVVPHRAQRAGLQEALPVLSERDDDGIITRSAVDTVERFQGDERKVIVYSATESDPQYLVTASKFLMDPRRLTVALSRARRKVIVVAARTVFGIFSSDEETFDNAQLWKNLLRRECTELIWSGAVDGTDVQVWGSGRPEDEINRNDNRAAANQS, from the coding sequence ATGACCGAACCTTGCCTCCCACCGCTCGATGACGGCTCACCGCGCACCATTGCGCCGACCGATATTGCGCGATTCGCACGACTGAACCAATGCGAGCGCTACCTGCGCTTTCGCCTCCATGAGCGCGAGCATGGTTCAGGGTTCCTCAATGACTACGGTGTGCGGGCGCAAACGATTCCGTTGCTGTTCCCGCGCTCGGGGCAGGAGTTCGAGGATCGGATCGAGCGTGAAGCTGCCGCTGTTCTGCCGACTCATAACTTCCGCCCACCACAAACACGCGGCCTGGCCTGGACTGACAACAACGCCGAGGTCGTCGAGCTGGCTCGGACGCTGCCGGCAGGTGAGACACTGTTGCTCTTCCAGCCGCGGCTGCAGGCGGATGTCAAAGGCTGGCGTATGCGGGGCGCGGCTGATCTGCTGCGCATGACGCGGGACGAACGCGGCAGGCTGTCGGTCATCATCGCCGACATGAAGTCGACCCGCGCCACGAAGATCGACCACCGGCTGCAGGTCGCCTTCTATCACGAGATGCTGTCAGCGATCTTCCGTGATGCTGGTGTCGATCTGGCCGGGATCGAGTTGGCGATCCTCTACCGTGGCCCGTCCAGCCCCGACCCGGCCTTGACTGAGGCCGAGCTTGATGCGCTTGACCAGCAACGACACGAAGCGAACGAGCTGTTTGGCACCAGCGACGGGTTTCTGGAGATCGTTCTTGATCCGCAGCACTATATCGGTGCGGTCGAAGATCTCGTCACCAGCGAACATTCGGTGGCGCGCAGGGTCGCGGCGCTCCCGTTCGAGGATGTTCCGTTTCACATTGGTCGGCAATGCGATAGCTGCATCTTCAATGAGTACTGCATGAAGTGGTCGCACGAGCACAGCGATCTGTCCGGCATCCCACATCTCACGATGAACGACAAGAAGGCGCTGCAGCAGATCGGGATTCGGTCGGTCGATGATCTGGCGGCGCTGAAGGTGCCGCTAGACGGCGATTCTCGGACGCTGGTACCCGCACCGGGCAGCGAACGCCTCGCCGAGCTGGCATCGACGACCTGGCCAGTCGGACCGCGACTCGACGAGATGATTCTCCGAGCCCGTAATTACCGTTCGCGCTGGAGCAAGGACATCGACCGGCCACCGTCTTTCATCCCCAACAAGGGCTATGGATCGCTGCCAGCCAGCAGTCCCGAGCAGCATGCGAATCTCGTCCGCATCTACGTCGACGCGCAGGGCGACTACCTGCATGACCGCGTCTACATGCTGGGCGCGCTGGTAGTCGGCGCGGAGGACGGTGAGGAGCAGGAGGAGCGGCGACGGGTGATCGTTCGCATCACCGATGGCCCGCCGGACACCGAGGCTGCCGAGCAGCGTCTGCTGGTGGACTGGATCAGTGCCGTTCTCCGCGCGGTCGTAGAGGTGGCAGCGCCGGATGCCAACGGCGAGCTGCGTGCGCCAATCCACCTGATCTTCTGGGATAGCCTCTCGCAGACGCTATTGCTGGACGGGTTGGCGCGGCACTTCCGCTCGGTTATCGATGCAACGGCGCTCTACGATTTCATGACGCAGATGGCCGGTTACGACTCGGCGATCAGCAGCTTCCTCTCCGACGAAATTCGCCAGCATCGCAACTACCCGTTTGTCTGCCAGTCGCTGCAGTCGGTCGCCGCCTGGCTTGGCTTCAACTGGAACGAACCGGAGCCATATCGATCGATCTTCCGGAACCGTCTGTTCGATTACTGGGGTCGTTTCAATCAGGAGGACGACACCTCGTGGTACATGAATCGTGCTCGGTTCAACAGCCAGATCCCGCTGGAATATGCGTACGGCGCCTGGGATGATCTGCCGACTGACAGCGCTGGCTGGGAGGCGAAGCGCTATCGCGCGGTTGTACCCGCGCAAGTCATTGGCTTCGAGCAGCGGCGGCTGGAGGCACTTGAGCACATCGCTCACGATCTGCCGGCCAACCGCGATACAACCAAGTCATCGTTCCTGCTGCCGGAACTGCACACCATCGAGGGCAAGGCGCACACGCTGGCCGCTGCGTTGAAGGAATTCGTTTCGATTGAGCGTTTCGTAGAGCTGGCGAACTGGCGTGCTGAGCGCGCGCCGGCTCCGGAGAAGCGTGTGTTGTCGGGCGTGACACTGGTCGTGCGCTACGTTGCAGCCGATCAGGAGCCCGAAGTGCGCATCACGATCGCCGAGAACAACCGTCGCGCAGTGTTGCGCGACAAGCTCTACAGCGAAGCGCAGGCGCTTGCCGAACCGGGTGAGGCGGTCAAGCTGACCAGCGAGCAGAACAAGGCAACCAAGCTGACGCTCGAAGGTGTCCGTGTGCGCTTCCGTGTTGAGGTCGAGGACACCGACTGCGGGCTGGACGAGGCGCTGACGCTGGCCGGCTTGCGGACCGGCGCGACCGTGCTGATCAATGCGCGGACTGAGATCGACAGTCGTCCGGAATCGAACAACCGCGAATACACTCCGACCGCGAAAACGATGCTCTACGCGATGCGCGGACGATTGGCCGGGATCAGCGTCCAACGCAACGCAGACGATCGCGCTGTCGCCGCATGGGCGCTCGTCGATCTGGAAGAAGGTAATCGCCGCGGTACCGATGGGTTCATCTTTACGACGATGCTTGCCCGGAAGCGCGGCTTCGACGACGGTCGCCTCTACACGCTCGACGGAGACCCGAACGACTGGTCCGGCTCGCACTCAATGGGCTTGATCGGCGCGATCGAAGACGGCGGGCACAACACGCTCTACACATGGCTGGATGGTGACCTACCGGAAGCTGCCAACTGGCCCGCAACAGCGCAGGCCGGCCAGCGGCGCTTCGTGGATGGCCTCATCGCATTGCATGACGCCGGGTTGCTCGCCGACTTCGAACCGAGCAAGTTGGAGTACATGCGCGATCACGGCTGCGATCCGGTGCTGATCGTGCAGGGGCCGCCGGGCACCGGCAAGAGCTACTCGACCGCGTTTGCCGTGCTGGCACGCATGCAGGGCGCGATGGAAGCGGGCATGACGTACAGGGTTGCCGTCTCATGCCACACCCACGCAGCGGTTGATGTCCTGCTCGGCAAGCTGGCCGAAGTTCAGCAGCAGCTCGACGAGATCATCGCCGGTCATCCCGGCATCGCGTCGGAGTATTTTCATCCCGACATCACCAGCGTGCCGCTCTTGCGCTTTGCCGGAAACGACGAGCCTCCCGCGTCGGTCCGGCAGATTCCGCCCGCCGACAATCGAAACTATCGCGGCCCAAAGAACTGGAATCAGGTCGCGGACAACGGCTACTGCGTCGTCGGCGCGACTCCGGTTGGATTCCGGCGGCTGGTGGTCGAGAAGTTCCAGACCAAAAATTTGTGTGGGCAGACGCTGTATCAATGCCTGATCATCGACGAAGCGTCGCAGATGAACTTGCCGCTGGCGATGATCGCGGCGCTGGCGCTGGCCCCGGATGGACAGCTGATCGCGGTTGGCGATCACCGGCAAATGCCGCCGATCGTCAAGCACGACTGGTCGCGCGAGCGTCGCCGCACCTTCCAGGAGTACCGGACCTACGCGTCGCTGTTCGAGACGCTGCAGGAGCTCGATGTCCCGACCATCCGCTTCAGCCGCAGTTTCCGACTGCCTCGTGACGTTGCCGAGTTCCTGCGTCGTGAGATCTACTCACGCGACAACATTGACTTCCACTCGAACGAGACCGCGACCCTGCCGGAGATGGACGGGCTGGAGGGTCTGGCCGCGGCGGTGCTGCATCCCGACTACCCGATCATCGTCGTTGTCCACGGAGAGGACCGCAGCCAGCTGCGCAACGAGTTTGAGCAGACGCTAATCACGCCGCTGTTGGAGACACTGGCGGACAGATACAACCTCGACTGCCGGACCGGGCTGGGCGTCGTCGTGCCGCACCGCGCCCAGCGTGCGGGGTTGCAGGAGGCGTTGCCGGTTCTTTCCGAGCGCGACGACGACGGCATCATCACGCGCTCAGCAGTCGACACCGTCGAGCGCTTCCAGGGCGACGAGCGCAAGGTGATCGTCTACAGCGCGACCGAGAGCGACCCGCAGTACCTTGTCACGGCCAGCAAGTTCCTGATGGACCCACGGCGGTTGACGGTCGCACTGAGCCGCGCGCGCCGCAAGGTCATCGTCGTCGCCGCCCGGACAGTTTTCGGCATCTTCTCCTCCGACGAAGAGACGTTCGACAACGCCCAGCTCTGGAAGAACCTGCTGCGCCGCGAGTGCACCGAGCTTATCTGGAGTGGCGCGGTTGATGGCACCGACGTGCAGGTGTGGGGTAGTGGTCGCCCTGAGGACGAGATCAACAGGAACGATAACCGGGCAGCCGCGAACCAGTCTTGA
- a CDS encoding DUF3800 domain-containing protein → MRKVMFLDESGDHSLSIIDPQYPLFVLGGVIVDQDYATGEMEERVRQFKLDLFGRDDIILHTADITRSKGAFSKMRHTVFREQFYSNLNELIRSLDFQVIACVIRKNEHYERYGLDAIDPYMLSLNVLVERFCFEIGETPSGGLIVAEKRNPTLDHQLEIGWLNLRVQVRAI, encoded by the coding sequence GTGCGGAAAGTCATGTTCCTTGATGAGTCCGGTGATCACAGCTTGAGCATCATCGATCCTCAGTATCCGCTTTTTGTGCTCGGTGGGGTCATTGTTGATCAGGACTATGCAACGGGTGAGATGGAGGAGCGCGTACGGCAATTCAAGCTTGATCTGTTCGGGCGTGACGACATCATCTTGCACACAGCCGACATCACGCGAAGCAAAGGGGCGTTTTCGAAGATGCGCCATACTGTGTTTCGCGAACAGTTCTATTCGAATCTCAACGAATTGATTCGTTCACTCGACTTTCAGGTAATCGCGTGCGTCATTCGCAAAAATGAGCATTACGAGCGCTATGGGCTTGATGCGATCGACCCGTACATGTTGAGTCTGAATGTCCTTGTGGAGCGTTTCTGTTTTGAGATTGGTGAAACGCCGAGTGGTGGCCTGATCGTTGCCGAAAAGCGCAACCCCACACTTGACCACCAGCTTGAGATAGGATGGCTGAACCTGCGAGTCCAAGTACGCGCTATATGA
- a CDS encoding isoaspartyl peptidase/L-asparaginase, with amino-acid sequence MATSPEGTVGIVVGSANARVGMQAAIDVLKDGGSALDAAMAAVRCVEDNLEDYGVGTGGIPNLLGEVELDATVMDGKTLAAGAVGAIKGYPHPIDIARKVMEETPHVMLAGTGAELFAEAHGFEKAELLTPEAHELWRARIIGDIETTSNAYEDQYSTYMSTVRNWKELLHDKIFGTTNVIARDLEGNIACAVSTSGWGFKWPGRLGDSPVIGAGNYADNRYGSAACTGRGEMAFAAQQRTAS; translated from the coding sequence ATGGCGACATCACCAGAAGGAACAGTAGGCATTGTCGTCGGCAGCGCCAACGCGCGCGTCGGCATGCAGGCCGCAATTGACGTGCTGAAGGATGGCGGGAGCGCACTCGATGCTGCGATGGCCGCCGTGCGCTGTGTCGAGGACAACCTCGAGGACTACGGCGTCGGCACCGGCGGCATCCCCAACCTGCTCGGCGAGGTCGAGCTTGACGCGACGGTCATGGATGGCAAGACGCTGGCCGCCGGTGCAGTCGGCGCGATCAAGGGCTATCCACATCCGATCGACATCGCCCGCAAGGTCATGGAGGAAACACCGCACGTCATGCTCGCCGGTACCGGCGCAGAGCTGTTCGCCGAAGCGCATGGCTTCGAGAAAGCCGAGCTGCTTACACCGGAGGCCCACGAGCTTTGGCGGGCACGGATCATCGGCGACATCGAGACGACCAGCAACGCCTACGAAGATCAGTATTCGACCTACATGTCAACTGTCCGCAACTGGAAAGAGCTCCTGCACGACAAGATCTTCGGCACGACGAACGTCATCGCACGCGACCTTGAGGGCAACATCGCCTGCGCCGTGTCGACATCCGGCTGGGGCTTCAAGTGGCCGGGCCGCCTCGGCGACTCGCCGGTCATCGGGGCCGGCAACTACGCCGATAATCGCTACGGCTCGGCTGCCTGCACCGGACGCGGCGAAATGGCATTCGCTGCGCAACAGCGCACAGCGTCGTGA
- a CDS encoding M55 family metallopeptidase has product MNVYISVDMEGITGIVHGDMMGAEGREYDRGRRLMTGDASAAVEGAVRAGADYILVADGHGPMRNIFFEELHPAAHLMTGSANARDYCQLQGADSRTFDAALFVGYHAMAQTYDAVHPHTIAGVAVHELRVNGKAHGETGLNAAILGALGIPVVLVTGDLTTTGEARAFLGDQIETVAVKEACGRNAAICRPLKAAQDDITAAAERALARLDDAKVYAPGEPLRIEVDFLTMQQCDRAARTAGIERVSPITVAVQGDGAWEQYRNLWAGLRSSLYEPASWLA; this is encoded by the coding sequence ATGAACGTCTACATCTCGGTGGATATGGAAGGCATTACCGGAATCGTCCACGGCGACATGATGGGTGCCGAAGGTCGCGAATACGACCGTGGCCGCAGGCTCATGACCGGCGACGCCAGCGCCGCCGTCGAGGGTGCGGTGCGGGCGGGAGCCGACTACATCCTCGTCGCCGACGGACACGGTCCGATGCGGAACATCTTCTTCGAAGAGCTGCATCCCGCCGCACACCTGATGACCGGCAGCGCCAACGCACGCGACTACTGCCAGCTGCAGGGAGCCGACAGCCGCACGTTCGACGCGGCGCTGTTCGTCGGCTACCACGCGATGGCGCAGACCTACGATGCCGTCCATCCGCACACTATCGCCGGCGTAGCTGTCCACGAATTGCGGGTCAATGGCAAGGCGCACGGCGAGACGGGTCTCAACGCAGCGATCCTCGGCGCGCTCGGCATCCCGGTCGTCCTCGTCACCGGCGACCTGACAACAACCGGCGAAGCGCGTGCGTTCCTCGGCGATCAGATCGAGACGGTGGCAGTCAAGGAAGCCTGCGGGCGTAATGCTGCGATCTGTCGGCCGCTGAAGGCCGCGCAGGACGACATCACCGCCGCTGCGGAGCGGGCACTGGCGCGACTCGACGACGCGAAGGTGTACGCACCCGGCGAGCCGCTGCGGATCGAGGTCGATTTCCTGACGATGCAGCAGTGCGACCGCGCCGCACGAACGGCCGGGATCGAGCGTGTCAGTCCGATCACGGTCGCTGTGCAGGGAGATGGTGCCTGGGAGCAGTACCGGAACCTGTGGGCCGGGTTGCGCTCGTCGCTGTACGAGCCAGCTTCGTGGCTCGCGTAA
- a CDS encoding amidohydrolase/deacetylase family metallohydrolase has translation MEATGFDTLIRGGRVIDPASGVDGMLDVAISDGKIAEVAAGIDPSTANEVIDATDQIVTPGLIDLHTHIYWGVTYWGIEPDPVAAVSGVTTWLDVGSAGSYTFPGFRRYVVEPSRVRIFALLNLSAIGLVAPSWELSNPDYLNVDLAASIVEENRDLILGIKARIDGRTTRGVGIMAVERARELADKVSLPLMVHIGSGPPTIQEVAALLRPGDILTHCFSGGDMRIMDENGKVLPEIAELQRQGLVLDIGHGTGSFSYEVTEAMLDQGVLPDVISSDIHQTARQGPMFDLPTTLSKFLNLGMSLPDVIARATTNAASAMRRPDMGTLAVGTPADVAVFRLDDGDYSFFDSDMARREGGKLLTATATLVDGVKLPRIPERPMHSWAKLPERQVGVQPPVANAK, from the coding sequence ATGGAAGCAACTGGATTCGACACACTGATCCGTGGTGGGCGAGTCATCGACCCCGCGTCGGGCGTGGACGGGATGCTGGATGTCGCGATCAGTGACGGCAAGATTGCCGAAGTCGCGGCGGGGATTGATCCGTCGACGGCCAACGAGGTCATCGACGCGACCGACCAGATCGTCACACCTGGCCTGATCGATCTGCACACGCACATCTATTGGGGTGTGACCTACTGGGGGATTGAGCCGGACCCAGTCGCCGCCGTCAGCGGCGTTACCACCTGGCTCGATGTCGGCAGCGCCGGCTCATACACATTCCCCGGTTTCCGACGCTACGTCGTCGAGCCGAGCCGGGTTCGTATCTTTGCGCTCTTGAACCTGTCGGCGATTGGCCTCGTCGCGCCGTCATGGGAGCTATCGAATCCGGACTACCTGAACGTCGATCTGGCTGCGTCGATTGTCGAAGAGAATCGCGATCTGATTCTCGGCATCAAGGCGCGGATCGATGGGCGGACGACACGTGGCGTCGGCATCATGGCCGTCGAGCGCGCCCGTGAGCTGGCCGACAAGGTCAGCCTGCCACTGATGGTGCACATCGGCTCCGGCCCGCCGACGATTCAAGAGGTCGCGGCACTGCTGCGTCCCGGCGATATCCTGACCCACTGCTTCAGCGGCGGCGATATGCGCATCATGGACGAGAACGGCAAGGTGCTACCGGAGATCGCCGAGCTGCAACGGCAGGGGCTGGTGCTGGACATCGGTCATGGCACCGGTTCGTTCTCCTACGAAGTCACCGAAGCGATGCTCGATCAGGGCGTGTTGCCGGATGTGATCTCCAGCGACATCCACCAGACTGCCCGGCAGGGACCGATGTTCGACCTGCCGACGACGCTCTCGAAGTTCCTCAATCTGGGCATGAGCCTGCCGGACGTGATCGCCCGCGCGACGACGAACGCCGCCAGTGCGATGCGCCGTCCGGATATGGGTACGCTCGCCGTAGGAACTCCGGCCGACGTGGCGGTGTTCCGTCTCGACGACGGGGACTATAGCTTCTTCGATTCCGACATGGCTCGCCGCGAGGGCGGCAAGCTGCTGACCGCGACAGCGACGCTCGTTGATGGTGTGAAGCTGCCGCGCATTCCAGAGCGACCGATGCACTCCTGGGCGAAGCTCCCGGAGCGTCAGGTTGGTGTTCAGCCGCCAGTGGCGAACGCAAAATAA